The Ascaphus truei isolate aAscTru1 chromosome 3, aAscTru1.hap1, whole genome shotgun sequence genome includes a region encoding these proteins:
- the LOC142490080 gene encoding keratin, type II cytoskeletal cochleal-like, with protein MSHQSHQSTHSSSGSGHKNFSSSSACLSSFSKHSGSSFTSKKVSMGHKALPCFASKSVYSHGSGGHKISVGSCRPVGSGHGYGGYGSGHGFSGSGYGFGGSSCSAGITNVTVNQSLLAPLNLEIDPNIQRMRTDEKNQIKGLNNQFASFIDKVRFLEQQNKMLETKWAFLQDQRTARSQIEPLFEAYISSLRRQLENLGCERARLDAERRNMEEAVEEFRRKYEEEVNRRTAAENEFVGLKREVDAAFMSKAELQARADSLSDEINFLRALFDAEISQLQAQISDTSVLVSMDNSRDLDLDGIIAEVRSQYEDVANRSRAEAEAMYQSRFEELRSTAGSYGDNLRNTKQEIAELNRLIQRLKGEIESVKDQRARLEGSITEAEERGEMAVRDAKCKLSELEDALQKAKQDMARQLREYQELMNVKLALDIEIATYRKLLEGEESRLGGEGPVSISVLHSSTGASHYGGSGHHHKSRCSTGSVSQGKHGSGHGQSC; from the exons ATGTCTCACCAATCTCATCAATCCACACATAGCAGCTCAGGCTCTGGACACAAGAATTTCAGCTCCTCCTCAGCTTGTTTATCATCTTTCAGCAAACACAGTGGGAGCTCATTCACTTCAAAGAAAGTGTCCATGGGTCATAAAGCACTACCTTGTTTTGCAAGCAAAAGTGTCTATAGTCATGGATCAGGGGGGCATAAGATCTCAGTTGGAAGTTGCCGACCAGTGGGAAGTGGACATGGATATGGAGGATATGGTAGTGGACATGGTTTCAGTGGATCTGGCTATGGATTTGGGGGATCATCTTGCTCTGCAGGCATCACTAATGTTACTGTGAACCAAAGTCTCCTGGCCCCACTCAATTTGGAAATTGACCCAAACATCCAGAGAATGAGGACAGATGAGAAGAACCAAATCAAGGGTCTCAATAATCAGTTTGCCTCCTTCATTGACAAG GTGCGATTCTTAGAGCAACAGAATAAAATGCTTGAGACCAAATGGGCTTTTTTACAAGACCAAAGAACTGCCAGATCTCAAATTGAACCTCTCTTTGAAGCCTACATTAGCAGTCTCAGGAGACAGCTGGAGAATCTGGGATGTGAAAGAGCGCGTCTGGATGCAGAAAGGAGGAATATGGAGGAAGCAGTAGAAGAATTCAGAAGAAA ATATGAAGAGGAAGTCAACCGACGCACAGCTGCAGAGAATGAATTTGTTGGGCTTAAGAGG GAAGTTGATGCTGCTTTCATGAGCAAAGCTGAATTACAAGCAAGGGCGGACTCCCTGTCTGATGAGATCAACTTCCTGCGCGCTCTGTTTGATGCG GAAATATCTCAGCTTCAAGCTCAGATCTCAGATACATCAGTCCTTGTTTCCATGGATAACAGCCGAGACCTGGATCTGGACGGCATCATTGCTGAGGTCAGATCTCAATATGAGGATGTTGCTAACAGGAGCAGAGCTGAAGCAGAGGCCATGTACCAATCAAGG TTCGAGGAGTTGCGCTCCACTGCAGGCAGTTATGGGGATAATCTGCGCAACACTAAGCAGGAGATTGCTGAGCTCAACCGTCTGATTCAGAGACTTAAGGGAGAAATAGAGAGTGTGAAAGATCAG CGCGCTAGACTAGAAGGTTCCATAACTGAGGCTGAAGAACGTGGGGAGATGGccgtcagagatgccaagtgtaaacTGTCTGAGCTGGAGGATGCTCTGCAGAAAGCTAAGCAGGACATGGCTCGCCAGCTGCGTGAATACCAGGAGCTGATGAATGTGAAGCTGGCTTTGGATATAGAGATCGCCACCTACAGGAAACTGCtagagggagaggagagcag GCTGGGTGGAGAAGGTCCTGTTAGCATCT CTGTGCTTCACTCTAGTACTGGAGCATCACACTATGGTGGAAGTGGACACCACCACAAGAGCAGATGTAGCACTGGCAGTGTTTCCCAAGGAAAACATGGCTCAGGACATGGACAGTCCTGCTAA
- the LOC142490074 gene encoding keratin, type II cytoskeletal cochleal-like, giving the protein MSHQSHQSTHSSSGSGHKNFSSSSACLSSFSKHSGSSFTSKKVSMGHKALPCFTSKSVYSHGSGGHKISVGSCRPVGSGHGYGGYGSGHGFSGSGYGFGGSSCSAGITNVTVNQSLLAPLNLEIDPNIQRMRTDEKNQIKGLNNQFASFIDKVRFLEQQNKMLETKYSLLQDQRTARSQIEPLFEAYISSLRRQLENLGCERARLDAERRNMEEAVEEFRRKYEEEVNRRTAAENEFVGLKREVDAAFMSKAELQARADSLSDEINFLRALFDAEISQLQAQISDTSVLVSMDNSRDLDLDGIIAEVRSQYEDVANRSRAEAEAMYQSRYEELRSTAGSYGDNLRNTKQEIAELNRLIQRLKGEIESVKDQRARLEGAITEAEERGEMAVRDAKCKLTELEDALQKAKQDMARQLREYQELMNVKLALDIEITTYRKLLEGEESRLGGEGPVSISVLHSSTGASHYGGSGHHHKSRCSTGSVSQGKHGSGHGQSC; this is encoded by the exons ATGTCTCACCAATCTCATCAATCCACACATAGCAGCTCAGGCTCTGGGCACAAGAATTTCAGCTCCTCCTCAGCTTGTTTATCATCTTTCAGCAAACACAGTGGGAGCTCATTCACTTCAAAGAAAGTATCCATGGGTCACAAAGCGCTACCTTGTTTTACAAGCAAAAGTGTCTATAGTCATGGATCAGGGGGACATAAGATCTCAGTTGGAAGTTGTCGACCAGTGGGAAGTGGACATGGATATGGAGGATATGGTAGTGGACATGGTTTCAGTGGATCTGGCTATGGATTTGGGGGATCATCTTGCTCTGCAGGCATCACTAATGTTACTGTGAACCAAAGTCTCCTGGCCCCACTCAATTTGGAAATTGACCCAAACATCCAGAGAATGAGGACAGATGAGAAGAATCAAATCAAGGGTCTCAATAATCAGTTTGCCTCCTTCATTGACAAG GTGAGATTCTTAGAGCAACAGAATAAAATGCTTGAGACCAAATATTCTCTTTTGCAAGACCAAAGGACTGCTAGATCTCAAATTGAACCTCTCTTTGAAGCCTACATTAGCAGTCTCAGGAGACAGCTGGAGAATCTGGGATGTGAAAGAGCGCGTCTGGATGCAGAAAGGAGGAATATGGAGGAAGCAGTAGAAGAATTCAGAAGAAA ATATGAAGAGGAAGTCAACCGACGCACAGCTGCAGAGAATGAATTTGTTGGGCTTAAGAGG GAAGTTGATGCTGCTTTCATGAGCAAAGCTGAATTACAAGCAAGGGCGGACTCCCTGTCTGATGAGATCAACTTCCTGCGCGCTCTGTTTGATGCG GAAATATCTCAGCTTCAAGCTCAGATCTCAGATACATCAGTCCTTGTTTCCATGGATAACAGCCGAGACCTGGATCTGGACGGCATCATTGCTGAGGTCAGATCTCAATATGAGGACGTTGCTAACAGGAGCAGAGCTGAAGCAGAGGCCATGTACCAATCAAGG TACGAGGAGCTGCGCTCCACTGCAGGCAGTTATGGGGATAATCTGCGAAATACTAAGCAGGAGATTGCTGAGCTCAACCGTCTGATTCAGAGACTTAAGGGAGAAATAGAGAGTGTGAAAGATCAG CGTGCTAGACTAGAAGGTGCCATAACTGAGGCGGAGGAACGTGGGGAGATGGccgtcagagatgccaagtgtaaacTGACTGAGCTGGAGGATGCTCTGCAGAAAGCTAAGCAGGATATGGCTCGCCAGCTGCGTGAATACCAGGAGCTGATGAATGTGAAGCTGGCTCTGGATATTGAGATCACCACATACAGGAAActgctggagggagaggagagcag GCTGGGTGGAGAAGGTCCTGTTAGCATCT CTGTGCTTCACTCTAGTACTGGAGCATCACACTATGGTGGAAGTGGACACCACCACAAGAGCAGATGTAGCACTGGCAGTGTTTCCCAAGGAAAACATGGCTCAGGACATGGACAGTCCTGCTAA